One stretch of Streptomyces peucetius DNA includes these proteins:
- a CDS encoding YajQ family cyclic di-GMP-binding protein produces the protein MADSSFDIVSKVERQEVDNALNQAAKEISQRYDFKNVGASISWSGEKILMQANSEDRVNAILDVFQTKLVKRGISLKALDAGEPQISGKEYKIFASIEEGISQENAKKVAKIIRDEGPKGVKAQVQGDELRVSSKSRDDLQAVQALLKGQDFDFALQFVNYR, from the coding sequence ATGGCCGACTCCAGTTTCGACATCGTCTCGAAGGTCGAGCGGCAGGAGGTCGACAACGCCCTCAACCAGGCCGCCAAGGAGATCTCCCAGCGCTACGACTTCAAGAACGTCGGTGCCTCGATCTCCTGGTCCGGCGAGAAGATCCTGATGCAGGCGAACTCCGAGGACCGCGTCAACGCGATCCTGGACGTCTTCCAGACCAAGCTGGTGAAGCGCGGCATCTCGCTGAAGGCGCTGGACGCCGGCGAGCCGCAGATCTCCGGCAAGGAGTACAAGATCTTCGCCTCGATCGAGGAGGGCATCTCGCAGGAGAACGCCAAGAAGGTGGCGAAGATCATCCGTGACGAGGGCCCGAAGGGCGTCAAGGCGCAGGTCCAGGGCGACGAGCTGCGCGTCAGCTCGAAGAGCCGCGACGACCTGCAGGCCGTCCAGGCTCTGCTCAAGGGGCAGGACTTCGACTTCGCGCTGCAGTTCGTGAACTACCGCTGA
- a CDS encoding methylated-DNA--[protein]-cysteine S-methyltransferase, which yields MTSVYEIVDSPLGELLLVGRASATAKGGTALASLSLPGQKGGAVVQDGWRRDPAAFEEIGRQLASYFAGRLTRFDIEYADAGTAFQRSVWRAVEDVPYGRTTTYGEIAAAVGTSAVGVRAVGTAIGRNPLLVVRPCHRVIGTDGALRGYAGGLESKARLLGLEGVLVP from the coding sequence ATGACGAGTGTGTACGAGATCGTCGACAGCCCGCTCGGTGAGCTGCTGCTGGTCGGCCGGGCATCGGCGACGGCGAAGGGCGGCACCGCGCTGGCCTCCCTCTCACTGCCCGGGCAGAAGGGCGGGGCCGTGGTCCAGGACGGCTGGCGCCGTGATCCCGCAGCCTTCGAGGAGATCGGACGCCAGCTGGCGTCGTACTTCGCGGGACGGCTGACCCGTTTCGACATCGAGTACGCCGATGCCGGGACCGCCTTCCAGCGCAGCGTCTGGAGGGCCGTCGAGGACGTTCCCTACGGGCGGACGACCACGTACGGGGAGATCGCCGCGGCGGTCGGCACCTCTGCCGTGGGCGTGCGGGCCGTGGGGACGGCGATCGGTCGCAATCCGCTGCTCGTCGTGCGGCCGTGTCACCGGGTGATCGGCACGGACGGCGCCCTGCGGGGGTACGCCGGAGGCCTGG
- a CDS encoding bifunctional DNA primase/polymerase, whose product MPQAERLALPHAALDAAARGWHVFPLRPGDKRPAITDWETRSTTDPARIARCWAHPPYNIGIATGPSRLVVVDLDQPKGPDDTPPTAWAPPGVADGADVLAVLCERHGQPFPDDTFTVRTWSGGTHLYCTAPEDEPLRNTSGDKGNGLGWKIDTRAQGGYVVAPGSTFDGHPYETARQAPVAPLPPWIAELLRPAPLPPQTPIAVALPAGRRGKWLRAAVNDELQRVGHAQEGERNRALYIASVALGQLVAGGELGEHEVTEWLCTSALQVGLGEREARRAIASGLRAGAKRPRTVAA is encoded by the coding sequence ATGCCTCAAGCCGAACGCCTCGCGCTGCCCCACGCCGCGCTGGACGCCGCCGCACGCGGCTGGCACGTCTTCCCACTCCGGCCCGGCGACAAGCGCCCCGCCATCACTGACTGGGAGACACGCTCCACCACCGACCCTGCACGCATCGCCCGGTGCTGGGCCCACCCCCCGTACAACATCGGCATCGCCACCGGCCCGTCGCGACTGGTCGTTGTCGACCTCGACCAGCCCAAGGGACCGGACGACACCCCGCCGACCGCGTGGGCCCCGCCCGGCGTCGCCGACGGTGCTGATGTCCTCGCAGTCCTATGCGAGCGCCACGGCCAGCCCTTCCCGGACGACACGTTCACCGTGCGGACCTGGAGCGGTGGCACCCACCTGTACTGCACCGCGCCCGAGGACGAGCCCCTGCGGAACACCAGCGGCGACAAGGGCAACGGCCTCGGCTGGAAGATCGACACCCGCGCGCAAGGCGGCTACGTCGTCGCCCCCGGCAGCACCTTCGACGGTCACCCTTACGAGACCGCGCGGCAAGCACCCGTTGCCCCGCTCCCGCCGTGGATCGCCGAACTTCTGCGCCCCGCACCGCTGCCACCGCAGACGCCCATCGCCGTCGCGCTCCCCGCCGGCCGCCGTGGCAAGTGGCTCCGCGCCGCGGTCAACGACGAGCTGCAGCGCGTCGGCCACGCTCAGGAAGGCGAGCGGAACAGGGCCCTCTACATCGCGTCCGTCGCGCTCGGGCAGCTCGTGGCCGGGGGCGAGCTGGGCGAGCACGAGGTGACCGAGTGGCTGTGCACCAGCGCTCTTCAAGTGGGCCTGGGCGAGCGGGAAGCACGCCGCGCCATCGCTTCCGGGCTGCGGGCCGGAGCGAAGCGACCGAGGACGGTGGCGGCATGA
- a CDS encoding IS630 family transposase: MAGRVQVREIDDDEGQRLLRIIRRGTGSVVTWRRAQMVLLSAQGLPVARIAEVSFTSDDRVRDVLHNFNTDGFDSLYPKYSGGRPKTYTLPERREINKFAKSKPTEHDLPFSTWSLTKLADFLVAEGVVDDISHEGLRILLREEGVSFQRLKTWKTSSDPDYAAKKARVEHLYSLADGEVIPEDGEPEVVFCVDEFGPLNLMPHPGRQWAERGGKHKDPDREPRRRRRATYNRYGGVRHLFAALDLAKDKLYGHIKPVKRRTQFLEFCRYLRSLYPPQVRIAIVSDNFSPHLTTKKCQRVGTWAAANNIEMAYTPTNSSWLNRIEAQFTALRYFTLDGTDHADHKEQGSMIRRYIIWRNRRHADDQRLRTVVDRANVA; encoded by the coding sequence GTGGCTGGACGCGTACAGGTTCGTGAGATCGATGACGACGAGGGGCAGCGGCTGCTGCGCATCATCCGCAGGGGCACCGGGTCGGTGGTGACCTGGCGGCGGGCCCAGATGGTACTGCTGTCCGCGCAGGGCTTGCCGGTGGCCCGGATCGCCGAGGTGTCGTTCACCAGTGACGACCGCGTCCGCGATGTGCTCCACAACTTCAACACGGACGGTTTCGACTCGCTGTATCCGAAGTACTCCGGCGGCCGCCCGAAGACGTACACGCTGCCCGAGCGCCGGGAGATCAACAAGTTCGCCAAGTCCAAGCCTACCGAGCACGACCTGCCGTTCTCGACCTGGAGCCTGACCAAGCTGGCGGACTTCCTGGTCGCCGAGGGGGTGGTCGACGACATCAGCCACGAGGGCCTGCGCATCCTGCTCCGCGAGGAAGGCGTCTCCTTTCAACGCCTGAAGACGTGGAAGACCTCCAGCGATCCGGACTACGCGGCCAAGAAGGCCCGCGTCGAGCACCTCTACTCGCTCGCCGACGGCGAGGTCATACCCGAGGACGGTGAACCCGAAGTTGTCTTCTGCGTGGACGAGTTCGGCCCCCTTAATCTGATGCCGCACCCGGGCCGGCAGTGGGCCGAACGGGGCGGCAAGCACAAGGACCCCGACCGCGAACCCCGCCGCAGGCGCCGGGCCACCTACAACCGCTACGGCGGAGTGCGACACCTGTTCGCCGCCCTGGACCTGGCCAAGGACAAGCTCTACGGCCACATCAAGCCGGTCAAGAGACGGACCCAGTTCCTGGAGTTCTGCCGGTATCTCCGCAGCCTCTACCCGCCCCAGGTCCGGATCGCAATCGTCAGTGACAACTTCTCACCCCACCTGACCACGAAGAAGTGTCAGCGCGTCGGCACCTGGGCAGCGGCGAACAACATCGAGATGGCCTACACCCCGACCAACAGCTCCTGGCTCAACCGCATCGAAGCCCAGTTCACCGCCCTGCGCTACTTCACCCTTGACGGCACCGACCACGCCGACCACAAAGAGCAGGGCAGCATGATCCGCCGCTACATCATCTGGCGAAACCGCCGCCACGCCGACGACCAACGCCTACGGACCGTCGTCGACAGGGCAAACGTTGCCTGA
- a CDS encoding ISAzo13 family transposase, which produces MGHGGIRAVARAAGVSETTIRRGDVRPGGRRAPGGAGAAAGRWAQTRRGSRSRTAVCAVESGRAGRARGSDVSPLRWTTKSIRTLAAKLTRQGHRVGADTVAGLLRQEGFRLQANAKTLEGSQHADRDAQFRHLNEQARDHRDAGQPVISVDTKKKELVGDFHNPGRSWRPTGDPVPVRVHDFADPQLGKAIPYGIYDMAANTGWINVGTDHDTAAFAVESIRRWWHDQGRAAYPRASRLLITADAGGSNGYRTRAWKLHLARLAAETGLTITVCHLPPGTSKWNKIEHRLFSHITMNWRGRPLTSHEVILESIAATTTRTGLRVKARLDTNIYPTGIGVGDAEMAALPLARHTFHGEWNYALHPQPAPAIPAARSSRPSAPQWDPAMLSDPALTGLAPHQLQHLIEILAAKGDTRRGRPPRLANADQVLATVLHLRVNLAAEPLAVLFNSSRTAMHRTLLKIRRLLEAQGITISSVTTPPTALAALQAQVATQSSNPNSKIKTTG; this is translated from the coding sequence ATGGGCCATGGCGGCATCCGGGCCGTGGCCCGGGCGGCCGGGGTGAGCGAGACAACGATCCGCAGGGGGGATGTCCGACCTGGAGGCAGGCGAGCCCCTGGTGGAGCGGGTGCGGCGGCCGGGCGGTGGGCGCAAACGCGTCGCGGATCTCGATCCCGGACTGCGGTCTGCGCTGTTGAGTCTGGTCGAGCCGGACGAGCGCGGGGATCCGATGTTTCGCCGTTGCGGTGGACGACCAAGTCGATCCGCACGCTGGCAGCCAAACTGACCCGCCAGGGACACCGGGTCGGTGCCGACACCGTCGCCGGCCTGTTGCGCCAGGAGGGCTTCCGGCTGCAGGCCAACGCCAAGACCCTCGAGGGCAGTCAGCATGCCGACCGGGATGCCCAGTTCCGGCATCTCAACGAGCAAGCACGCGATCACCGGGACGCCGGCCAGCCGGTGATCAGCGTGGACACCAAGAAGAAGGAGCTGGTCGGCGACTTCCACAATCCGGGCCGTTCCTGGCGGCCGACGGGCGACCCGGTGCCGGTGCGCGTGCATGACTTCGCCGATCCGCAGCTGGGCAAAGCCATCCCCTATGGCATCTACGACATGGCGGCCAACACCGGCTGGATCAACGTCGGCACCGACCATGACACCGCCGCGTTCGCGGTGGAGTCGATCCGCCGCTGGTGGCACGACCAGGGCCGGGCCGCTTATCCGCGGGCTTCCCGGCTGCTGATCACCGCCGATGCGGGTGGCTCCAACGGCTATCGCACCCGGGCCTGGAAACTTCACCTCGCCCGCCTGGCCGCCGAGACCGGCCTGACCATCACGGTCTGCCATCTGCCTCCGGGCACCTCGAAGTGGAACAAGATCGAGCACCGGCTCTTCTCCCACATCACCATGAACTGGCGCGGTCGCCCGCTGACCAGCCACGAAGTCATCCTCGAATCGATCGCCGCGACCACTACCCGCACCGGACTGCGCGTGAAGGCCCGGTTGGACACCAACATTTATCCCACCGGCATCGGTGTCGGCGACGCGGAGATGGCGGCTCTGCCGCTGGCCCGGCACACCTTCCACGGCGAGTGGAACTATGCCCTGCACCCCCAGCCGGCCCCGGCCATCCCGGCAGCCCGAAGCAGCCGGCCATCGGCGCCGCAGTGGGACCCGGCCATGCTGTCCGATCCCGCACTGACCGGCCTGGCCCCGCACCAGCTGCAGCACCTCATCGAAATCCTGGCCGCAAAAGGAGACACCCGCCGCGGCCGCCCGCCCCGCCTCGCCAATGCCGACCAGGTCCTGGCCACAGTGCTCCACCTGCGCGTCAACCTGGCCGCGGAACCCCTCGCCGTGCTCTTCAACAGCAGCCGCACCGCCATGCACCGCACCCTGCTGAAGATCAGACGCCTGCTCGAAGCACAGGGCATCACCATCTCGTCGGTCACCACCCCACCGACCGCCCTGGCAGCCCTCCAAGCCCAAGTCGCCACCCAAAGCAGCAACCCCAACAGCAAGATCAAGACGACAGGTTGA